A DNA window from Zingiber officinale cultivar Zhangliang chromosome 3A, Zo_v1.1, whole genome shotgun sequence contains the following coding sequences:
- the LOC122054189 gene encoding heavy metal-associated isoprenylated plant protein 32, translated as MALVELKVGMHCDECIKAIKKAIKKIEEVETYRVDTELSKITVTGNVTSEEVMRALQKIGKNATLWTED; from the exons ATGGCA TTGGTGGAGTTGAAGGTAGGGATGCACTGCGACGAGTGCATCAAAGCCATCAAGAAGGCCATCAAAAAGATCGAag AGGTTGAGACCTACAGAGTTGACACAGAGCTCAGCAAGATCACTGTGACTGGAAATGTGACATCAGAAGAGGTGATGAGGGCGCTGCAAAAGATTGGAAAGAATGCTACTCTGTGGACTGAAGACTGA
- the LOC122053018 gene encoding F-box/LRR-repeat protein 3-like — protein sequence MAETVGNLCRKMHGGEGFDTLTLDLFSRAPSPAPCSYSKPAKRPRVDGAVTMGKDEDRQNPFDFLSEEILFLILDRLESEPLSKKSFSLVCRSFYTAESCHRRELTPLRSGLLPAALARYPSVEKVDLSLCPTVTDTVLFSVGNCLRSSLRSIDLSRSKGFSHAGIESVVENCANLVEMNLSNATDLSDAAAAAIGRARNLERLWLARCKLVTDMGIGCIAVGCQKLKLLCLKWCLGISDLGVALVAVKCKQLRNLNLSFTLVTGAGLEVVLQLPYLEDLALVGCLCIDDGSLLSLKHECKSLQVLNLSNSQPINHAGLSSLLNITVGLRQLNMAYCCMVTHSLTSSFRKLAKLQSVKLDGCEVTTAGLKTIANACVSLTELSLRKCSGVTDDGLSSIVMKNKGLTNLDITCCGNITDLSLANITSSCTSLITLQMESCTLVSKEGFRLIGQHCHLLEHLDLTDNELDDEGLKAFSGCHKLSILKIGICLKISDEGLIHIAKNCPKLRELDLYRSAGVKDAGIRAIAHGCPQLQITNLAYCTWITDASLRALSKCSDLNTLEIRGCPQVSSAGVIAIAVGCPKLTKLDIKKCYYVNDAAMLILARFSRNLHQINLSYCSITNVGLLALASVGCLQNMTILHLKGLTPNGLAAALLACGGLTKVKLNSSFKPLIPRPLLEHVEERGCVFQWIDKPFQVELESSEIWAKQLEEMRA from the exons ATGGCCGAGACCGTTGGCAATCTTTGCCGGAAGATGCACGGCGGCGAAGGGTTTGACACCCTAACCCTCGATCTCTTCTCCAGGGCCCCGAGTCCTGCTCCCTGCTCCTACTCCAAGCCGGCGAAGCGACCTCGAGTCGACGGTGCTGTCACTATGGGGAAGGACGAGGATCGACAGAATCCCTTCGATTTTCTGTCCGAGGAAATTCTTTTCCTGATCTTGGACCGCTTGGAATCCGAACCGCTGAGCAAGAAATCGTTCTCGCTCGTATGCAGATCTTTCTACACCGCCGAATCTTGCCACCGTCGGGAACTCACGCCGCTCCGCTCTGGTCTCCTTCCGGCTGCCCTCGCTCGCTACCCCTCTGTCGAAAAGGTGGACCTCTCACTCTGCCCTACTGTTACCGACACCGTTCTCTTCTCTGTTGGGAACTGCCTACGGTCGTCGCTGCGCTCGATTGATCTTTCGCGGTCCAAGGGTTTTTCGCATGCTGGGATCGAGAGCGTGGTGGAGAATTGTGCGAATCTGGTAGAGATGAATCTGTCAAACGCCACGGATCTGAGCGATGCGGCCGCTGCCGCGATTGGGCGAGCGAGGAATCTCGAGAGGCTGTGGTTGGCAAGGTGTAAATTGGTCACGGATATGGGGATTGGATGCATCGCCGTTGGCTGCCAGAAGCTGAAGCTACTCTGCTTGAAATGGTGCTTAGGGATTTCAGATTTGGGGGTTGCGTTGGTGGCTGTGAAGTGTAAACAACTACgcaatttaaatctttccttcacGCTG GTAACAGGGGCAGGGCTTGAAGTAGTCCTGCAATTACCATATCTTGAAGATTTGGCTTTAGTTGGATGCCTCTGTATAGATGATGGCAGCCTCCTATCTTTGAAGCACGAGTGCAAGTCGCTACAA GTGCTAAATTTGTCAAACTCTCAACCTATTAATCATGCTGGATTGTCTTCCTTGTTAAATATCACTGTAGGTTTACGCcaactaaacatggcatactgttGCATG GTAACCCATTCACTTACCAGTAGCTTTCGAAAGCTCGCCAAATTGCAGTCTGTCAAGTTAGATGGTTGTGAAGTCACAACAGCTGGATTAAAAACAATTGCAAACGCCTGTGTATCTTTGACTGAACTTAGCCTGAGAAAGTGTTCAGGAGTTACAGATGATGGTCTTTCTTCTATCGTCATGAAAAATAAGGGGTTGACTAATTTGGATATTACATGCTGTGGCAACATAACTGATCTCTCCCTTGCTAACATTACTAGTTCATGCACTTCCCTCATCACCCTTCAGATGGAATCATGCACTCTAGTATCTAAGGAGGGTTTCCGTCTGATTGGTCAGCATTGTCACCTCCTGGAGCATCTTGATCTCACAGATAACGAATTGGATGATGAAG GACTAAAAGCATTCTCAGGATGTCACAAGCTGTCAATCTTAAAAATTggcatatgcttgaaaattagtGATGAAGGTCTTATTCACATTGCAAAAAATTGTCCAAAGCTCCGAGAGCTTGATTTGTACAG ATCTGCAGGAGTAAAGGATGCAGGTATTAGGGCAATAGCTCATGGCTGCCCACAATTGCAGATCACCAATCTAGCATATTGTACATGGATAACAGATGCTTCACTAAGAGCCTTATCAAAGTGCTCAGATTTGAACACACTGGAAATTCGAGGCTGTCCTCAAGTTTCCTCTGCAGGTGTTATAGCTATTGCTGTGGGCTGCCCTAAACTTACAAAGCTTGACATCAAGAAATGCTATTATGTGAATGATGCTGCAATGCTTATTCTTGCACGCTTTTCTCGGAATCTTCACCAG ATAAACTTGTCTTACTGTTCGATAACCAATGTGGGACTTTTAGCACTTGCAAGTGTTGGCTGCCTCCAGAACATGACAATTTTACATTTAAAGGGGCTAACACCAAATGGTTTGGCAGCTGCTTTGTTGGCATGTGGAGGTCTAACAAAAGTGAAACTCAACTCCTCTTTTAAACCGTTAATTCCAAGGCCTCTGCTTGAACATGTAGAGGAACGGGGGTGTGTGTTTCAGTGGATAGACAAGCCTTTTCAG GTTGAACTGGAATCGAGCGAAATCTGGGCGAAGCAATTGGAGGAAATGCGTGCTTGA
- the LOC122053019 gene encoding exocyst complex component EXO70B1-like → MEENGEEKLIAAVRHIAKTLGRTETMADDILQVFSSFDGRFSLDKLSSDRPLPHRRPPADSPPSAAVAPAVTGGGREADDHRPLSLERTIRTLDRQISRFVSSDSLIWSDAADAAAFLEAVDDLLATIHDLDSPSVPTDKPLLDRADDLLQRCMLRLEEEFRAILDRSDGAVISTPPSHDSDSDGADADDDRIPVAAPVDDYNLVIDALPPGSVADLHAIARRMVAAGFGRECAEAYGVSRRGFVDESIARLGLRPRPADEVQATPWPELEDDIARWVKGAKMAFLILVPSERRLCERVFASLPPFADLTFAAACRPAAASLLSFADAVAAGPREPERIFRLVDMYETLRDLLPELDHLLSEQYSVTLRAEVAAAHRALGAAIRGIFIELENLIRRDPAKAAVPGGGLHPITRYVMNYLRAACASRRTLEEVMDEDAAGAGVPPDRHPPSSSLSLQVAWIMDVLQSNVEAKSKVYPEPPLSYIFLMNNTRYMTQKASDCELGALLGDDWIRRQIGMVRRWGHDYQRTTWTKVVAVLRMDGVSAAATSSSAAAVKALRERLRVFNNYLEDIWRVQSEWVVTHDQLRTELRVAVAALVLPAYRNFIGRLRATADSGKLADRYIKYSVEDVEARINELFEGVRRL, encoded by the coding sequence ATGGAAGAGAACGGCGAGGAGAAGCTGATTGCCGCCGTCCGCCACATCGCCAAGACGCTGGGCCGGACTGAGACTATGGCCGATGACATCCTCCAAGTCTTTTCCTCTTTCGACGGCCGATTCTCCCTCGACAAGCTCTCCTCCGACCGTCCTCTCCCTCACCGTCGTCCTCCCGCGGATTCTCCCCCTTCTGCTGCCGTAGCCCCCGCGGTTACTGGCGGTGGACGAGAGGCAGACGACCATCGACCACTCTCCCTGGAGCGCACCATTCGCACCCTCGACCGTCAGATCTCCCGCTTCGTTTCCTCCGACAGCCTCATCTGGTCTGACGCTGCGGATGCTGCTGCTTTCCTTGAGGCGGTTGATGACCTACTCGCTACCATCCACGACCTTGACTCTCCCTCCGTCCCGACCGATAAGCCCCTTCTTGACCGCGCCGATGATCTGCTCCAGCGTTGCATGCTCCGTCTTGAGGAAGAGTTTCGCGCCATCCTTGACCGATCAGATGGTGCCGTAATTTCCACGCCACCATCTCATGACTCGGACTCTGATGGTGCTGACGCGGACGATGACCGCATCCCCGTCGCTGCCCCCGTTGACGACTATAATCTCGTCATCGATGCCCTTCCGCCAGGCTCTGTCGCTGATCTCCACGCCATCGCCCGCCGGATGGTCGCGGCTGGGTTCGGCCGCGAATGTGCGGAAGCCTACGGAGTTTCCCGCCGAGGATTCGTCGACGAATCTATCGCCCGGCTAGGCCTTCGCCCCCGCCCTGCTGATGAGGTTCAGGCCACCCCCTGGCCTGAGCTTGAGGACGATATCGCCCGCTGGGTCAAGGGTGCGAAAATGGCATTCCTAATTCTCGTCCCCAGTGAGCGCCGCCTCTGCGAACGCGTTTTTGCCTCCTTACCTCCCTTCGCGGACCTTACTTTCGCCGCCGCCTGCCGCCCGGCAGCCGCCAGCCTCCTCTCCTTCGCAGATGCTGTTGCGGCCGGCCCACGTGAGCCCGAGCGCATTTTCCGCCTTGTGGACATGTACGAGACGCTCCGCGACCTGCTCCCCGAACTCGACCACCTCCTCTCCGAACAGTACTCTGTCACTCTCCGCGCGGAGGTTGCCGCGGCTCACAGGGCGCTGGGAGCAGCGATCCGGGGAATATTCATCGAGCTCGAGAACCTTATTCGTCGTGACCCAGCCAAGGCCGCCGTGCCTGGGGGCGGTCTCCACCCGATCACTCGCTACGTAATGAACTACCTCCGAGCAGCGTGCGCCTCCCGGCGGACCCTCGAAGAAGTTATGGACGAGGACGCTGCTGGTGCTGGCGTTCCGCCCGATCGCCACCCGCCCTCGTCCTCCTTGTCTCTTCAGGTAGCGTGGATCATGGACGTGCTCCAGTCCAACGTCGAGGCCAAGTCGAAGGTATACCCGGAGCCACCCCTCAGCTACATCTTCCTGATGAACAACACTCGTTACATGACCCAGAAGGCTAGTGACTGCGAGCTGGGGGCGCTTTTGGGCGACGACTGGATCCGACGACAGATAGGAATGGTGCGTCGGTGGGGCCACGACTACCAGCGGACGACGTGGACCAAGGTGGTCGCGGTGCTGCGGATGGACGGCGTCAGCGCTGCGGCCACCTCCTCTTCGGCCGCGGCCGTGAAGGCGTTGCGGGAGCGTCTACGCGTGTTCAACAACTACCTGGAGGATATATGGAGGGTGCAAAGCGAGTGGGTAGTGACGCACGACCAACTCCGGACGGAGCTGAGGGTGGCTGTGGCGGCGCTGGTGCTGCCAGCCTATCGCAACTTCATCGGCCGGCTGCGTGCCACTGCAGATTCCGGAAAGCTGGCCGACCGCTACATTAAGTACAGCGTAGAGGACGTCGAGGCTAGGATCAACGAGCTGTTTGAAGGCGTTCGTCGGCTGTGA